A region of the Phyllopteryx taeniolatus isolate TA_2022b chromosome 9, UOR_Ptae_1.2, whole genome shotgun sequence genome:
AAAGCCAGATGTTCGAATCATGGTTTGCTTTCACACTATGGTGATAGTCTGTAATTCATTTCAAGTTTGTTATTCAAGAGTGACCTCTTGGTAACTACTGATGCGTTCATGAAATCATTTTTGAAGGTATTCTGCAAATTTCCAATCGATTATTATCTTCAACTACCGGCCAAGGTGGTTGTGTTTTCATTGTTGCTTGTTTGCTATCAccatttcataaaaatatgtaaCCTTTTTGAAGGGCACATTCAGTTTTGCTGTGGATCCAGAGATACGGTTCGGTTTAtaggtttttttccatttttgaaaaacatgaaaaactccCCACATACAGGAAGGCGTTAGGTGAAGGTGGCAGAAGGTGGGCCTAGGTTATATTTGATTTTACTTGGTCCTCGTTCTTCGAGGGCTAGGTAGGAAATAGTCAGTCCTTAAATCTgttataattttctttttttacatttcaagaaTGGAACAAGGAGCCAAGATGTTCAAAAGATCCAAAGTCACAGATGGGACGGGCACTGGCCAAGGTAAGCAGAgccaaacaaaatgaacaaactgTCTGaagtgcatacagtatgtcttctTAAAGGAAAACATCAAAGAATCAACAAATGACTATGCCATCTTATGGCTATTTTATCTTTCCAAATGATTTATGAAGCCACATGGCAACACACTCGGGTTCaaatttggagtttgcatgttttccccgtgcctgcgtggtttcctcccgcatcccaagaacatgaatggtaggttaattgaaaactctaaattgcccataggtttgaatgtgagtgggaatggttgtttgtttatatgtgccctgcgatcggctagcgactagttcagggcatagcccgcctctcgccccgagtcagctgggataggctccaacacgcccgcgaccctcgtgtggttaagtggtacggaaaatggatggatggatggatggatggacatggcAACATGGTGGAGCTATTAATGAAATTGGACAACTTCATTTAGAAAAACTCCCTTGACTATATattatttacatacagtaccttGAGGCAGAACACTACTGAGTGCAATAGTTCAagaagatgggggggggggggggggaagtaaaCCGTGACATAAGATGAAAATATTGAATTTAGTCCTGTATTACTGTACCCACTGCTGTCAAGTGTTTTGTTGACTGTATCTCAGCTGGATGAGTAAATCCAATGCGACCATCCTGACATGTGCTGTTTATGCTCTCCTGCCTTATCAGGGGCCGCTGCAGAGAATGAAGGTAGGCTTAGGGGACCCGCAGAGAAGCTCTATCGCccatcttttccttttttcttcactCATGTTCACAGACAGAGGCATGACGTACTTCTCTGCAActgataaataatacattttatattacatAAATATGTAGGCGTGGTGCTACATATTGGTTCTCGGCGTGGAACTGAGGCATGGATTCCCAAAGAAATAGGGTTAATATGATAtatctgggcggcacggtggacgactggttagagcgtcagcctcacagttctgaggtgcggggttcaatccccgtccccgcctgtgtggagtttgcatgttctccccgtgcctgcgtgggttttctccgggcactccggtttcctcccacatcccaaaaaacatgcatgaatttgagactctaaattgcccgtaggcatgactgtgagtgcgaatggttgtttgttcctatgtgccctgcgattggctggcaaccagttcagggtgtaccccgcctcatgcccgatgacagctgggataggctccagcacccccgcgaccctagtgaggagaagcggctcagaaaatggatggatggatggatgatatatcTGAAACATGGGACTAGGCAATATCCCAACCGGTGTATGCAACAGGTAATTGGACATTCTCATACTTCATGTATCAGAATGGGTCACAGCATGCTTTAAAACGGGTGGTGTGGTGATGGCATTAAAAGTGATGAAGGTCTTTTTTGGGTTGGCTATAACGGCTTTTCATCTGTTATTATTTCCACGGACAACTCCGTAATGTTTCTTTCATGGTTTCTCAGTAGGTATCCGGAAGAAATCTCGCGTTCCCGGAGTGATGATTACGCAGTTCATGGAGACACTGCCAGAGGGAAAGAGCCATCCAGACTTTACCCGCAAGCCAATCGCTTTGACCATCCAAGAAGGTAGGCGCTAACGACTGCctcaataaatgtaaaaacatgcatttcacAGAGccaaatactaaaaaaattCTAATCAATATATCTGCAGGGAAATTTGCTTTCTTTAAAGCTATTGTCACCGGCGATCCTAAACCCACTGTGGCATGGAGCAGAAATAATGGAGATGTGTCTGACACTTCAAAATATCAGAGCAAATATGACGCCAACTCCAATGAGCATACTTTTGAGGCAAGTGAAACAAACAGCTAACTAGCCCAAATTGTTATTTCATTTTCTGATGACTATGTTCTCGGTAATTATGTTGAAGATCCCCTTCAAAACTCACTGCGGTAGAACAATTCAAACAAAAGCCATAAAGGATGCCATTCATTACAGGTCAGTGTAAAAGAGTATGGCGAATGAATTTGGTCTGTCATGTTACCGGCAAATGTGCTTTCATTTTCACACAGCGATGATGGCGTGAAACGCACTGGATCGCTCAGCACCTATTATGTTCTTAATGCTTCAGATGCCAAATGTCACAGCGGCTCAAGCGGACACATACAAATGTTTTGCGACCAATGAATTCGGACAAGCCGTGGTCACAGTTGTTCTGAATGTTATTGAAGGTAAGTCTGTTCTATTGTCAGGGCGAACACATGAACGTGAAGcgttaaatgctttttttattgtttgctttattttcttAACGAAGCATTTTTCTGCTTTCCAGTTGGCTACAAAAAGAACAAACCCCAGCAAACTGTAAAAGAACCCATTAGCGGTTTTAAGAAAGTACTAAGAAAAAGGTTAGTTGTCTTTGTGATAGTCACGGGTGTGCTTCAAAAAGCCAACCGACAAACCACCCCACTTTCTTCTCTTTAGTAAAGTACGTCCAAAATCAGAGCAAACGGAGAAGAAGGACGGGGAGTTGGATCCTAAATTTTGGGAGCTGTTGCTTAGCGCTGACAAGAAAGACTACGAGAGACTCTGTGCAGAGTACGGAGTGACTGATTTTCGCTGGATGCTGAAGAAACTCAATGAAATGAAGAAGGAACGGGAGGAGGAACAAGCTGAGGTAACAGATttaggttttttggggggtgagaTGAGAGCACATATTTAATCTGAACAATCATTTCTcttctgtttttgatgcagtttgTCAGGAATATATCCTCCCTGAGACATATTCGGGTGAATGCGGACGGCACTGCGTCATTTGAAATTGACATGGACCTTATTGAACAGAGCCACTCAATATTCCTGTACAAGGTCAGGTGAAAACAAGGCTACAAAAGGTCATGGAGTAACCATTCAGTTTTATCTGAAAGTTCAACctgatgattattttaatatgtATATTCTTTTGTGAAATGTGGATCATACTGTAGACcatgtttttaagtttttttccatgtttcaaATAATTGATGCTTCAATACGTTTTCTTGACGTGTTTTGGCACTGAACTGTGATTTCCATCCACAGGATGGTGAAATGATTCCTTACACAAAAGAGTTGGGAGACACCATGAAGCACAGTCTGAGGAAAGTAGGGAGAAAGTATATTTTCAGCATGAGGGATCTCAGGCCAGAAGACGGCGGATTCTACCAGTTGGATGTAGAAAATGTGAACATATTTTCCACAGATTTTAAAAGTAGGTGAAAACAGCACTTAGTCATGATTCTAAATGTTCACAGGCCAACAACGTACatatttgagtgtttttttcccctccctttttGGCATATGCGGCCAATATGATGCAATGCAGCAGTTGAACTTTGCTGATACTTGATCTTTGACTTCATTGTATTTCAGTTCCCATGGTTGATTTCGTGGTGAAAATTCAGGAAGTGAAGGCGCAAGAGAGAGAAGACGCCGTATTCGAGTGTGTCCTTTCGATTCCTCTTGCCAAGATTTCATGGTTTGGCAAGAATCTGCCCTTGGAGCAAGGAGACAAATACGATATTGAGGTTTCTGAGGACAAGCTCATTCACAGGCTGGTGGTCAAAGATTGTATGGTCATAGACAAAGGCATTTATTCTGCCTGTGCGGGAATAAAATCATGCAATGCCTGGCTTGTTGTAGAAGGTACAGTCCCAACTCcaaatttacattattattaaatcCTCCACGGCACATGCTTCAGCACTCCCTTTTCCCTCTAGCTGATAAAGACACAGATAAGGGAAAGAAGTCGGTAAGGAAGACAACAAAGGCAGGGGGATCTGGTATCAACCTGCAAAAGGTGGCCCAAGAGCAACAcgaaaagttggaaaaacagaaaGAGGAACTGAAAGAACAAATCAAAGCTGTACCCCCACCCGAACCCCCCAAACCAAGTAAGACTGCCCGAGGCACTCTAGTAAAACATTGATATGACATTTCTTGTCAGACCTTTACAttaggaatcttttttttttttcgttctgAAGAAAAATCAATATCGAGTGAGACTTAAATGACTAATTGAGGCCATGTGTATGCCCTTACATTCATGCATCATAACGCTGCATAATGTATAACTGCCTATCACGACAACTGGATAGAGTGTCGTTGcgctaaattaacaaaagctTTCAACAAAGaatccaggaaaaaaaacggtCAAATTTCCTAATTACAACCCACAGTTGCAAAATTTACCACTGCCATCCACCATGTCTTTACTCGGTTTACGTCCAATGCACTTTTGCCgcattgctttgtttgtttcttttgtgctTAGTTTCTACTGCTGTTCATCAGTTTACATTATGCTTGCAATGTTAAGTTATTGAGACAGCAGCTACTAACGTTGCCGTTTAACAGTAGGTGATAAATCGGCAGAGATGGCCTCAGAGAGACCAGTTGCAAAGCAGGTGGTCAGCAGCGGTAAGAAATCACAATTGGCTGAGGCAACGTCTACAGATTAGGCTCGACACGatcgggatttttggggccgataagcgagtttaaaaaaaaaaaaaacataaccgatcacaaagatggaggaatgagtctattgaaatgatttgttcatttactgtgtatatttgtgtacttaattgctccaaaaaatatatttacaataatgtatatctttgttcctctatttatgccagtgaggcaaagtgacagacacaaatgaatggtcttctattacatggcgggaagtaaatacagtaattaatgtatccactttttgtgacatttaacgtttgttggtgtgccttgagatttttcaattgtaaaatatgtttcttggctccataaaggttggaaatcacggcTCTTGTCAGATGGTGCATTccaatcagtcaggtcaaaccaacattacatgacagaaataatgggtgctaacttactgtaattaaattacttactttattttgaagtaaattacttcacccacacatgtacacatccgacatgtattttttattttatttttttgaataactTTATTAGatagatatttccaatactacgtgaaaagacacgcgacaaggctaaaaataaactagcttttggattcaaatatactgtgtacgcggcgacgcggagtaaatgtatttcgcggagccaatcaatgacgtcattgattggattgccgaattatgacattaaagccgatcagcataaaatgctagaTATCGTCCGAtgccgatcagcccgataaaatcggtgtaaagtctactacaGATTGTTTTTATCTTGTTTCAGTTGAACTGACTGATGCTGTTCATCAATTGTCAGTATGCCTGCATTGATAAATTGTTGAAACAGCAGCTACTAACAACAATGTGATAAGCCAGCAAACGTGTCCCCGGCTAGATCAGCTGTGAAGGTGGTGAGCAGCGGGTAAGAAACATAAATGGGCACGCCAAAGTCCACATGTGGTTTAATCTGAAAGTTTTTGAGCAatagatatacagtacttaGTTTTTGCTACAGTTGCAtcttttttgctgttttgacAATCCAGTATGCCTGCATTGATGAATTGTTGACACAGCAACAACTAGTGTGAATGTTTAACAGGAAATGAGAACTCGGCAGATGTGCCCTTTGATAAAGCGGTTGTGAAGGCAGGCAGGAGGCAGTGGTAAGAAAATTTaacatacaaagaaaatgtaaaaaaaagtttataaaaTCCCTTTTTAAAAGGGCTAAAAATGGACTGAGAATTGATTACCAGCAGCATTTGACAAAACGGGTGCACTGGTACTGTTTGCGCTTGGTAAAACATTAACAACACAccagacgaaaaaaaaaaaaaaaagaagacacttGCATGATTAATGAAGtaatgatgttttttgttgttgttgttgttgttgttgttctttgccCACACAGTTCAGGAAACGACTGTAAAGCCTGAGCCAGCACCTGCACCTGAAACTAACGGTAAGGCAAAGATAAGTGTTCTACGACGATTCATGGTATTTCCTATTGTCCCTTCGAGTTAAGTCAACCtctgaaccaaaaaaaaaccccacaaaaatATCATTCTGTTGTTCTTCTCAGAGTCTGTGATTACCTGTGGACTCTCTGATATTTACTGTCTACGTGGGAAGTCAGCCGAACTCAAAGTCACGATGAACATGGACTGCGCTGGCACCTGGTTTAAAGACGGACAGCCGGTAAATTATGTTTCCATTCCTTTTAGAACTGCGTCCAAACCTTTTATTGGTGAAAATGAGCCACAGTTTGAGTCAACTCTAAAGGAAATGAACAACAGCAAGCAGCGAAACTGACAAGGATCAAGACATATAATTACCTTCTGTTTTTGTCATACCGTTCATATCTTTGATGGCAGCGTAACACAAATTGATATTCCTTCCGCTTACGATCTTCTAGCTAAGCGCTGGTGCTGGGATCAGCATAAGCAAAGATTCCACCTCTCACATGCTGACTTTTAAAAACTGCCAAGATGACAACTCAGGCGTCTACCGCTTTGTATCAGGGGATCAGAGTACGCAAGGAAAGGTCACCGTCGGAGGTATAATGGACTTGAAACATCAAGCGTGCGCATTCCCGTGCATTATActtaattacactttgtgtgttGTAGACGTACCGGAATTTGACCCGGATGACCTTCACAAGTTCTGCAAGCCGTTGACAGTGAGAGTGGGCCAGAACGCCACCTTCAAGATGCCCTTTGCGCCTCAGGAGGCTTTGATTGTTAACTGGTCTAAGAACGGCACAGACGTTAAAGACGGAGGAGGAGTAAAGATTGTGAGAGAGCCCAATCACAGCCGCCTGCTCTTTAGAGACTGCCTCAGGGGAGACGCGGGGGAAATTACAATCCAGCTTAAAACCCCGTTCGGGGCCGCCGAGGCAACCTCTCAGCTTTTTGTGCTCGGTAAGACAAGTACCCACCCAAACTAAAGCTGGGCAAACACTAGGCAAATTGAACCCGTTTCAAGCCACATTCCGAGCAACCcgccttattttttaattagagAACGGAGCGATTGATTGGTGAATTTCTGATGTGTCGATATTTAGTCGGACTGAATTCTCCCATCTCTGAGCCCATTTCCTCTCGCTGCAACTTGGGTGAATAGCCGAGTAACATCCTACTGTGAGGGTAGTTTAGTGTGCTGCTGGGTCTCTATCTTTGAAGTGTTTGGCGCTGATGAAGGAACACAGTTAAGAGTAGCATCTTGCTTTGCACCATTTTGACAATCTGCAAGTTTAAAAGCGTGCTACTGACATTTAAAAGAGGAGCAGTAAAGACTCAAACGTACAGTGCGAGCATTCTAGCTGTTTCTCAAATCTGACGATTGCGTGACTTCTTCACACCTTCGACTTTCTGTCACAAGGCGATCAACTCGTGCAGTGTGAGTTGGAATATAAAACGAACAAAATGTGCGCCCAGCTCAATGAGGAATGAAAAAAAGATGCCACTTGGGATTTGTTCAAGCGATGCACACTGAAAAcgtaaaaattgtgtttttcggCACAGATCGTCCAGGTCCGCCGGAGGGTCCGGTGGAAACTCTTGAGACAACTTCATCTCTAATTGAGATCGAATGGAAACCTCCCAAAGATAACGGTGGCTGCCCCATCACCAACTACGTCATTGAGCGCCAGCAGGAGGGCCACAGTCTGTGGACCAAACTCGGACATGTCTCCGGTGACAAGACTACCTTTAGGGACAGGAATGTGACCCACGGGAAGAAGTACAGCTATCGCATCTACGCGGAGAACTCAGAAGGCCTTGGCGACTCCCTGGAGACAGCTGATAGCATTATGGCTGGCATCATGAGTGAGCACCCGTGAAAGAAGTCTCATTAAGCATTTCCCTTAGGCTCTCTGAATATTTTGGGAAATATCCTGCAGTCACTGTGTAGATGCTATCCAATTATTCGCTCTAATGGGGATGCTAAGGTTAACTTGTCTCTTCAGTACTTTCTGGGCCACCTGGCGCCCCCCAAGTGGTCAGCACCTCAAAGACCTGTATCACTTTGATGTGGACCCCACCTGAGGATGACAGAGGAGTGCCCGTCATCGGTTATCAACTGGAGAAACGGAAAAAGGACACAAATCAGTGGATTTCCTTGAACGCTGTGAATGAACCGATTGAAGGTTTGTCACAGACACGCAAGCATATGGCGGGTTTAATAGCTGACAGTTTCGTTAGTCACATTGTTTTCGTCCTCAATGCAGATGTGAACTATGCAGTTAAAGAAATCACTGAGGGAGCAGAGTACGAGTTCAGGGTTCTTGCAATTAATGAGTCTGGAGCCGGGGATCCGAGCCCCCCTTCTGCAATGGTGTGTGCAAAGAATCCCAACAGTAAGTTGTTTATCTCGCCTGCTGTAAATATAATAAGATTTAACTCGGGATAGTGATGATGTTTTTGTCTTCTCCTCCAGTGAGGCCTTACTTCAAAGACCCAGAGGACTTCATTGTTGTCAGAGCAGGAAATTCAGCACGAGTAAAAATTCTCTATGAGGTATGACCCCACAGGTTTTCAGTATTTGTTTCTTCAAAGACATTTCCTAATTTATTATAGTGTGACAATCATCTGATAGTGATATCGAATGTATCCAGGGTGAACCCCCACCGGAGATCACATGGCTCAAGGACGATGAACCGTTACCCCCATGGATAAAAATCATCAATTCTGAGGGAATGTCCCAACTTGTTATTCCTTCATCTAAGCGCTCAGACTCCGCCATCTACACTATCATAGCCAAAAATTCTGTGGGGCAGGCTTCCTTTGATGTTGAGGTTAGAGTTACAGGTAAAAAGAATATTTCTTCTTTATCAAGTTTCAAATTAAGAGCAACCGGTGAAGTTGGACATTTCTGTGAATCCATTTCCAATTGTAGTCTCGATCTGATTTACAAAGTCCAAAGCTTTTCTAGATCTTGAGCAGTTAAATTTTCATGATATGGACTGGCACGCTAGAGTGACGAGAACTGCTGCCTCACACCAAgaaggtcgctggttcaattgaAGCTTGGATTCACGGGAACAATCTAAGAAAGAGTATGATATCAatagtttgctttttttgcaaCTAGACGAACCAAAGAGCCCAGGGCCAGTGGAACTCGAGCAAACAGTCCATGGAAAAGTGGTGATAACATGGGTTCCATCGCCAGACCAGGAGCTTGATGACAGACTTTACTACACGGTGGCTCAACGCGACTCCAACACCAGGGTGTGGAAAACTGTTGCAGACCGCCTATCCACTAACACGCACACAGTTAACAACATTCTTCCTGGGCTGGAATACCATTTCCGGATCTTCGCCAAGAATGACATGGGACTGTCAGATCCATCGCAGTCACCAACATGGGGAATGAATAGCAACAGAGGTTTGCTACTATTAACTGCTAATCCCAAAAATGTTAGCACTGTAGCTATTGAAATCCGGGAATTCAATTTGAAAGGCACGACCAATCATCATATTCCATATGTTGAAAACACAAATCCAAGTCAAATGTCCATTTTCCTTTCTTATATACATATTAATTCTTACCCATTTGATTCTCTCTCAAGTTCCAATTACGTACAATGGAATCAACTCAACGCATATCAGCTTTGAGAGGCCCCCGTCCATCTTGGTCCCTCTGAAGGTGCACGCACCACCTAAAGGTTACCAGGTCTACATGACATGTGCCGTGCGAGGGTTCCCAACGCCCACAGTGTCCTGGTTCCTAAACGACCAGTGTATCAACTCGGACAGCAACTACTACATCACCAACTCTTTTGGCGTATGCTGCATGTATATTCTCAGAGTGCGGCAAAAGGACAGCGGAGAATACAAAGTTGTTGCCGTCAACTCATTTGGCAAGGCAGAATGTTCCACTAAACTCATTGTTAAAGGTTTGTTGCAGCTGAAGAATTTGATGATACATTTtatggtttacttttttttttttagtcattcatCTTTTTGCTCTCTCCACAGAATGAATCAACAGGAGGGCCTTATCTGGGAAGTCGCGTTATTTCAGAATAAAAGTActtaaagtaaaaaagaaaaacagaacgTAAACTGAAATCATTTCAATATtaacttattttatttgaaatgctaCAAATGGGTTGCAAATGTTTCAGATATCTTGACTGCAATAAATCATCAAATTGTAatgatgtgtttgtttttattctgaTTTTATACATTAAATAACACAGTGGAACTCATTCCCACACATTGTACTTCATTATTGTTGGCTTATCCATATTGTACCGAGAAGCCAGAACAGACATGCACATGTACAGCTTTCCTACTTCGAATAAAGTTTCATTTCCGGGCCATCTTTAGGGCCCAAGCAACAAGCCGTGTGAAGACCCTCttgtaatttgtaaaaaaaaatatttttgcctatgccatctaatgtgggTGGAGCATGACTTCAAATTGGCTTCCCTTTCaaagggatgaaaaaaaaaaaaagccagtcaGAAGAACCCACAAGTTGTGTTACCCATTTAGATGCTCGCTAACTGTCAGCTATATGGAAGTGTCACAAGATCTGCTGAAGTCTAGCGAGATATGTGGTGGTTTACTGAGACATGTGGAGGTCTACAGATATATGCGGAGGTCTACCAAGATACGCAGAGGTCTTGAGAGATATGGTGAAGTCTACCGAAATATGTGGATGTGTCCTGGGACAACCTCCTCCAAGTTTTGTGAGACTTTGGTGGGGGGGTTCAGAAATATTGTcaaaattttacaatttaagGGAGATTAAAATTTTCCATGGTATTCTTCATTGACAAAATTGAGCAGGTGGCTAcagcatagtttttttttttttttttttttaaacacggaTAACATGGGGACATGACACCTTGAAGATTACAGGGCATCATTAAGGCTTAAGAACTGTCTGGCCATTTTTCATTGCCTTTCCATATTTAACACTGCAGTAGAATGACCGTTAGACCCTCTTTGGTTACGGAccctaaatacttttttgtaaaTTCGATCATATAACATTTAAAGGGTGCTCCCActttataaaattgtatttttttactggTCATTATAGAGACAGTGTTGGAGTTAGGTCTTTTATTTGAGTCGTGGATTATCTTTTGATCTCTAGGTGACCCCAGACAACATGAACCCCCATTCGTGCTCAACGCACTCACACCGCATGAGCTCTCATCTTTATATAACACCGCATGACCTGCTGGACAGAAAGCGgatgctgtgagatttttcatcGACACTTTTAAGTGTCTATTCGGCTCATGTTAATGTTTCTAAACCATTAAAATCCTGAGTAGAAAGATCGCATTACAAGGACACTAAGGCTGCCAGTGGGAACACTCGGGATCAAAGCTTTGTGGGAAATTGCAGGAGAGAGCGAACGTAGCATACACATCG
Encoded here:
- the LOC133484014 gene encoding immunoglobulin-like and fibronectin type III domain-containing protein 1 isoform X3 codes for the protein MEQGAKMFKRSKVTDGTGTGQVGIRKKSRVPGVMITQFMETLPEGKSHPDFTRKPIALTIQEGKFAFFKAIVTGDPKPTVAWSRNNGDVSDTSKYQSKYDANSNEHTFEMPNVTAAQADTYKCFATNEFGQAVVTVVLNVIEVGYKKNKPQQTVKEPISGFKKVLRKSKVRPKSEQTEKKDGELDPKFWELLLSADKKDYERLCAEYGVTDFRWMLKKLNEMKKEREEEQAEFVRNISSLRHIRVNADGTASFEIDMDLIEQSHSIFLYKDGEMIPYTKELGDTMKHSLRKVGRKYIFSMRDLRPEDGGFYQLDVENVNIFSTDFKIPMVDFVVKIQEVKAQEREDAVFECVLSIPLAKISWFGKNLPLEQGDKYDIEVSEDKLIHRLVVKDCMVIDKGIYSACAGIKSCNAWLVVEADKDTDKGKKSVRKTTKAGGSGINLQKVAQEQHEKLEKQKEELKEQIKAVPPPEPPKPIQETTVKPEPAPAPETNESVITCGLSDIYCLRGKSAELKVTMNMDCAGTWFKDGQPLSAGAGISISKDSTSHMLTFKNCQDDNSGVYRFVSGDQSTQGKVTVGDVPEFDPDDLHKFCKPLTVRVGQNATFKMPFAPQEALIVNWSKNGTDVKDGGGVKIVREPNHSRLLFRDCLRGDAGEITIQLKTPFGAAEATSQLFVLDRPGPPEGPVETLETTSSLIEIEWKPPKDNGGCPITNYVIERQQEGHSLWTKLGHVSGDKTTFRDRNVTHGKKYSYRIYAENSEGLGDSLETADSIMAGIMILSGPPGAPQVVSTSKTCITLMWTPPEDDRGVPVIGYQLEKRKKDTNQWISLNAVNEPIEDVNYAVKEITEGAEYEFRVLAINESGAGDPSPPSAMVCAKNPNMRPYFKDPEDFIVVRAGNSARVKILYEGEPPPEITWLKDDEPLPPWIKIINSEGMSQLVIPSSKRSDSAIYTIIAKNSVGQASFDVEVRVTDEPKSPGPVELEQTVHGKVVITWVPSPDQELDDRLYYTVAQRDSNTRVWKTVADRLSTNTHTVNNILPGLEYHFRIFAKNDMGLSDPSQSPTWGMNSNRVPITYNGINSTHISFERPPSILVPLKVHAPPKGYQVYMTCAVRGFPTPTVSWFLNDQCINSDSNYYITNSFGVCCMYILRVRQKDSGEYKVVAVNSFGKAECSTKLIVKE
- the LOC133484014 gene encoding immunoglobulin-like and fibronectin type III domain-containing protein 1 isoform X1 encodes the protein MEQGAKMFKRSKVTDGTGTGQGAAAENEVGIRKKSRVPGVMITQFMETLPEGKSHPDFTRKPIALTIQEGKFAFFKAIVTGDPKPTVAWSRNNGDVSDTSKYQSKYDANSNEHTFEMPNVTAAQADTYKCFATNEFGQAVVTVVLNVIEVGYKKNKPQQTVKEPISGFKKVLRKSKVRPKSEQTEKKDGELDPKFWELLLSADKKDYERLCAEYGVTDFRWMLKKLNEMKKEREEEQAEFVRNISSLRHIRVNADGTASFEIDMDLIEQSHSIFLYKDGEMIPYTKELGDTMKHSLRKVGRKYIFSMRDLRPEDGGFYQLDVENVNIFSTDFKIPMVDFVVKIQEVKAQEREDAVFECVLSIPLAKISWFGKNLPLEQGDKYDIEVSEDKLIHRLVVKDCMVIDKGIYSACAGIKSCNAWLVVEADKDTDKGKKSVRKTTKAGGSGINLQKVAQEQHEKLEKQKEELKEQIKAVPPPEPPKPIQETTVKPEPAPAPETNESVITCGLSDIYCLRGKSAELKVTMNMDCAGTWFKDGQPLSAGAGISISKDSTSHMLTFKNCQDDNSGVYRFVSGDQSTQGKVTVGDVPEFDPDDLHKFCKPLTVRVGQNATFKMPFAPQEALIVNWSKNGTDVKDGGGVKIVREPNHSRLLFRDCLRGDAGEITIQLKTPFGAAEATSQLFVLDRPGPPEGPVETLETTSSLIEIEWKPPKDNGGCPITNYVIERQQEGHSLWTKLGHVSGDKTTFRDRNVTHGKKYSYRIYAENSEGLGDSLETADSIMAGIMILSGPPGAPQVVSTSKTCITLMWTPPEDDRGVPVIGYQLEKRKKDTNQWISLNAVNEPIEDVNYAVKEITEGAEYEFRVLAINESGAGDPSPPSAMVCAKNPNMRPYFKDPEDFIVVRAGNSARVKILYEGEPPPEITWLKDDEPLPPWIKIINSEGMSQLVIPSSKRSDSAIYTIIAKNSVGQASFDVEVRVTDEPKSPGPVELEQTVHGKVVITWVPSPDQELDDRLYYTVAQRDSNTRVWKTVADRLSTNTHTVNNILPGLEYHFRIFAKNDMGLSDPSQSPTWGMNSNRVPITYNGINSTHISFERPPSILVPLKVHAPPKGYQVYMTCAVRGFPTPTVSWFLNDQCINSDSNYYITNSFGVCCMYILRVRQKDSGEYKVVAVNSFGKAECSTKLIVKE
- the LOC133484014 gene encoding immunoglobulin-like and fibronectin type III domain-containing protein 1 isoform X2, whose protein sequence is MEQGAKMFKRSKVTDGTGTGQGAAAENEGIRKKSRVPGVMITQFMETLPEGKSHPDFTRKPIALTIQEGKFAFFKAIVTGDPKPTVAWSRNNGDVSDTSKYQSKYDANSNEHTFEMPNVTAAQADTYKCFATNEFGQAVVTVVLNVIEVGYKKNKPQQTVKEPISGFKKVLRKSKVRPKSEQTEKKDGELDPKFWELLLSADKKDYERLCAEYGVTDFRWMLKKLNEMKKEREEEQAEFVRNISSLRHIRVNADGTASFEIDMDLIEQSHSIFLYKDGEMIPYTKELGDTMKHSLRKVGRKYIFSMRDLRPEDGGFYQLDVENVNIFSTDFKIPMVDFVVKIQEVKAQEREDAVFECVLSIPLAKISWFGKNLPLEQGDKYDIEVSEDKLIHRLVVKDCMVIDKGIYSACAGIKSCNAWLVVEADKDTDKGKKSVRKTTKAGGSGINLQKVAQEQHEKLEKQKEELKEQIKAVPPPEPPKPIQETTVKPEPAPAPETNESVITCGLSDIYCLRGKSAELKVTMNMDCAGTWFKDGQPLSAGAGISISKDSTSHMLTFKNCQDDNSGVYRFVSGDQSTQGKVTVGDVPEFDPDDLHKFCKPLTVRVGQNATFKMPFAPQEALIVNWSKNGTDVKDGGGVKIVREPNHSRLLFRDCLRGDAGEITIQLKTPFGAAEATSQLFVLDRPGPPEGPVETLETTSSLIEIEWKPPKDNGGCPITNYVIERQQEGHSLWTKLGHVSGDKTTFRDRNVTHGKKYSYRIYAENSEGLGDSLETADSIMAGIMILSGPPGAPQVVSTSKTCITLMWTPPEDDRGVPVIGYQLEKRKKDTNQWISLNAVNEPIEDVNYAVKEITEGAEYEFRVLAINESGAGDPSPPSAMVCAKNPNMRPYFKDPEDFIVVRAGNSARVKILYEGEPPPEITWLKDDEPLPPWIKIINSEGMSQLVIPSSKRSDSAIYTIIAKNSVGQASFDVEVRVTDEPKSPGPVELEQTVHGKVVITWVPSPDQELDDRLYYTVAQRDSNTRVWKTVADRLSTNTHTVNNILPGLEYHFRIFAKNDMGLSDPSQSPTWGMNSNRVPITYNGINSTHISFERPPSILVPLKVHAPPKGYQVYMTCAVRGFPTPTVSWFLNDQCINSDSNYYITNSFGVCCMYILRVRQKDSGEYKVVAVNSFGKAECSTKLIVKE